A genomic window from Sulfurimonas hongkongensis includes:
- a CDS encoding NADH-ubiquinone oxidoreductase subunit E family protein, whose translation MKRYDLRHLKSEFEPRMKEILETHGAGEVAIFLFEIGDFSPIQKSADLVKKSGYELMNSLKFNEVDWTIVAKKV comes from the coding sequence ATGAAAAGATATGATTTAAGACACTTAAAGTCAGAGTTTGAACCTAGAATGAAAGAGATTTTAGAAACTCATGGTGCTGGTGAAGTTGCAATATTTTTATTTGAGATAGGTGATTTCTCGCCTATTCAAAAATCAGCGGATTTGGTAAAGAAAAGCGGATATGAGTTGATGAACTCTTTAAAGTTTAACGAAGTCGATTGGACTATCGTGGCTAAAAAAGTTTAG
- a CDS encoding FAD-dependent oxidoreductase — protein MSKVYFSTWNGELVNNVGKPQEEWEESAYNLPATYDDHRESKAFIGWDGVSLFNADVDVIRLCMEYAAQYQVYSEACGRCAPGRWGGRILYDQLDKIARGEGTLSDMEHLKEIGKSMQITSKCEIGKTVPNPIIDLMTHFEDVFMECIKSQKPSKHYNEDVSYIAKITAPCTDMCPAHVDIPAYIEGVRDLRFDDSLEATRQTMPLAHVCGRVCPHPCEDACRRTNLDEPISIMELKRLGADYETDHGFGFFHPIEKKPKNGKRVAVIGAGPAGLTNAYYLAAEGVEVDVYEELPVLGGEVAVGVPEYRMPVDKYNQDIECVRDMGVNFITNSKINADDMRRFESEYDATMIATGTRISKKVRCDNERPEIKGYWSAIEMLDQINLWDKYEIGQKVDLTGKTVVCVGGGFTSMDVVRCAIRANAKKVYMIYRRDEETIIKNTTYEEYHEAVEEGVEFLFHSAVNTMVDEEDVLKSLLIDKFELVPNPDGGRAQLVKIEGASYSIETDYIIPAVSQSADLELLPKEWELEMTSWGTLKTNGRDYMTSKRGVFASGDCEYGPMTIVNAVGQAKRAASVMSRYLQSGEITLSDDEIMEDHLRKLKVYDKKEKIVGWLPGLPRQNSEKLAVDIRKDNNKEVNLGFTQEEAMSEADRCMRCYYIAMVAT, from the coding sequence TTGAGTAAAGTATATTTTTCTACTTGGAACGGTGAACTGGTTAATAATGTCGGCAAGCCACAAGAAGAGTGGGAAGAGTCAGCGTATAATCTACCTGCAACTTATGATGACCACCGCGAGTCTAAAGCTTTTATAGGTTGGGATGGAGTTTCACTCTTTAACGCGGATGTTGATGTTATCCGTTTGTGTATGGAGTACGCTGCACAGTATCAAGTATATTCTGAGGCTTGTGGAAGATGTGCACCTGGGAGATGGGGTGGTAGAATTCTTTACGACCAGCTAGATAAAATCGCTCGTGGAGAGGGAACTCTAAGCGATATGGAACATCTCAAAGAGATTGGCAAGAGTATGCAGATCACCTCAAAATGTGAGATTGGAAAAACTGTTCCAAATCCTATCATTGATTTGATGACTCATTTTGAAGATGTTTTTATGGAGTGCATAAAGAGCCAAAAACCATCTAAACACTACAATGAGGATGTTAGTTATATCGCAAAAATAACTGCACCTTGTACTGATATGTGTCCAGCTCATGTTGATATTCCAGCTTATATAGAGGGTGTTAGAGATTTAAGATTTGATGACTCACTTGAAGCTACCAGACAGACTATGCCACTAGCTCATGTTTGTGGACGCGTCTGTCCTCATCCATGTGAAGATGCTTGTAGAAGAACAAATCTTGATGAGCCTATATCTATCATGGAGTTAAAACGTCTTGGAGCTGACTATGAAACAGATCATGGCTTTGGCTTTTTTCATCCGATAGAGAAAAAACCTAAAAATGGCAAAAGAGTAGCAGTTATAGGTGCTGGTCCTGCTGGGCTTACAAATGCTTACTATCTTGCAGCCGAGGGTGTTGAAGTTGATGTTTATGAAGAGCTTCCAGTTCTAGGTGGTGAAGTTGCAGTCGGTGTTCCTGAGTATAGAATGCCTGTAGATAAGTATAATCAAGACATTGAATGCGTTAGAGATATGGGTGTAAACTTCATAACCAATAGCAAAATTAATGCAGATGATATGAGACGCTTTGAGAGCGAGTACGATGCTACCATGATTGCAACTGGTACTCGCATCTCAAAAAAAGTTCGATGTGACAATGAGAGACCTGAGATAAAAGGTTATTGGTCTGCTATTGAGATGCTAGACCAAATCAACCTTTGGGATAAGTATGAGATAGGACAAAAAGTAGATCTAACTGGCAAAACTGTTGTCTGCGTTGGTGGTGGATTTACTTCTATGGACGTTGTTCGTTGTGCCATTCGTGCAAATGCTAAAAAGGTCTATATGATTTATCGTCGTGATGAAGAAACTATTATCAAAAATACAACTTATGAAGAGTACCATGAAGCAGTGGAAGAGGGTGTTGAATTTTTGTTTCACTCAGCAGTTAATACTATGGTTGATGAAGAAGATGTTTTAAAATCACTCCTGATAGATAAATTTGAATTAGTTCCAAATCCAGATGGTGGTCGTGCACAGTTAGTCAAAATTGAAGGTGCATCTTACAGCATCGAGACTGACTATATAATCCCAGCTGTTTCTCAATCGGCTGACTTAGAGTTACTCCCAAAAGAGTGGGAGCTTGAGATGACTTCTTGGGGAACACTTAAAACAAATGGCAGGGACTATATGACATCAAAAAGAGGTGTTTTTGCATCAGGAGATTGTGAGTATGGTCCTATGACTATTGTAAATGCAGTAGGTCAGGCAAAACGAGCTGCATCTGTTATGAGTAGATACTTGCAAAGTGGAGAGATTACTCTAAGCGATGATGAGATTATGGAAGACCATCTTCGCAAACTTAAGGTTTATGACAAAAAAGAAAAAATAGTAGGCTGGCTTCCAGGGCTACCTAGACAAAATAGTGAAAAATTAGCCGTTGATATTCGCAAAGACAATAACAAAGAGGTAAATCTAGGGTTTACTCAAGAAGAAGCGATGAGTGAAGCTGATCGCTGTATGCGTTGCTACTATATAGCAATGGTAGCAACATGA